In Zygosaccharomyces rouxii strain CBS732 chromosome F complete sequence, a single window of DNA contains:
- the SUI1 gene encoding translation initiation factor eIF1 (highly similar to uniprot|P32911 Saccharomyces cerevisiae YNL244C SUI1 translation initiation factor eIF1), with protein MSIENLKSFDPFAENGDDETTTTNYIHIRIQQRNGRKTLTTVQGVPEEYDLKRILKVLKKDFACNGNIVKDTEMGEIIQLQGDQRAKVCEFLTTQLGMQKKNIKIHGF; from the coding sequence ATGTCTATTGAAAACTTGAAGTCCTTCGACCCATTTGCTGAGAATGGTGATGACGAGACTACAACTACAAACTACATTCACATAAGAATTCAACAAAGAAATGGTAGAAAAACTTTGACAACGGTCCAAGGTGTTCCAGAAGAATACGACTTAAAGAGAATCCTTAAGgttttaaagaaagatttcGCCTGCAACGGTAACATCGTTAAGGATACTGAAATGGGTGAAATTATTCAATTACAAGGTGATCAAAGAGCCAAGGTTTGTGAATTTTTGACCACGCAACTCGGTAtgcaaaagaagaatattaaAATTCACGGTTTCTAA
- a CDS encoding homeobox domain-containing protein (similar to uniprot|Q6B2C0 Saccharomyces cerevisiae YCR039C MATALPHA2 Homeobox-domain containing protein which in haploid cells acts with Mcm1p to repress a-specific genes in diploid cells Alpha2p acts together with A1p to repress transcription of haploid-specific genes): MNKIPIERLLNPVHQEFPHEKLKNINNKLLALCSKLPSENEQFEKDKAELEKILPSLNILIRECGSSKEDQKMVHRIHQLSSVFSLLLNEVSELKSKRSQFLRSKPKYHLPYAAALGNTGKEGMVFNIVTQDTLNSARRSNKTYRGHRLPKHITRLLESWFNRNIEHPYLQTSSMKELMVETKLSGPQIKNWVSNRRRKEKSLTISFEVSELVKESKQGTEELNE; the protein is encoded by the coding sequence ATGAATAAGATCCCAATTGAACGATTACTAAATCCAGTACATCAAGAATTTCCTCATGAAAAACTCAAGAACATCAACAATAAACTTCTAGCTTTATGTTCCAAACTACCTTCAGAAAATGAACAGTTTGAAAAAGACAAAGCAGAGCTAGAGAAGATACTTCCATCTCTAAACATTCTCATAAGAGAATGTGGTTCTTCGAAGGAAGATCAGAAGATGGTTCATAGAATACATCAGTTATCCTCCGTCTTTTCCTTGCTATTAAATGAAGTATCTGAATTAAAATCTAAAAGGAGCCAATTTCTTCGTTCCAAACCAAAGTATCATCTTCCTTATGCAGCTGCACTTGGTAATACAGGTAAAGAGGGTATGGTTTTCAACATTGTTACACAAGATACGTTAAATTCTGCTAGAAGGTCAAATAAGACTTATAGAGGACATCGACTTCCTAAACATATAACACGTTTACTGGAGTCCTGGTTCAATAGAAACATCGAGCATCCTTACCTGCAAACTAGTTCCATGAAGGAACTCATGGTTGAGACTAAATTATCAGGACCTCAAATTAAAAACTGGGTGTCtaatagaagaagaaaagagaaatcaCTTACgatttcttttgaagtaTCGGAGTTAGTGAAGGAAAGTAAACAGGGTactgaagaattgaacGAGTAA
- the CRS1 gene encoding cysteine--tRNA ligase (similar to uniprot|P53852 Saccharomyces cerevisiae YNL247W Protein required for cell viability) has product MKFFGNIPRSIMSSGKISQPKWMQPEPNGKGKRVLKLYNSLTRNKEVFVPISGGKSVSWYSCGPTVYDAAHMGHARNYVSIDINRRLLQDYFGYDVKFVQNVTDIDDKIILRGRQNYLFEQLRLTKSRDEILEEVKLASLEYTKKNLPSYQHEGLGEFEKWYAVQDAEKEKLSNAKFPMHVNAVRSALESKNYEGDEFYEKVKDVMMPYLDGISGSSVNDREVFRKLSAFWEEKYDDDMRLLNVLAPDVTTRVSEYVPEIVEFVKRIVDNGYGYATEDGSVYFDTTKFDRDEKHAYAKNQPWNKGDLELVSEGEGSLVGSTSGKRSSSDFALWKASKDGEPRWESPWGEGRPGWHIECSVMASDILGSNIDIHSGGIDLAFPHHDNEMAQSEACFDNYQWVNYFLHTGHLHIEGQKMSKSLKNFITVQESLKMYSSRQLRLAFCLTQWNNQMDFKESLMQEVRGMESLFGNFFTNVRALQHDIGAGASKKLGALERELLAGLDDSKDRVDEAFCDNLSTPTAMKSLAELVSQSNIYISKAGTEVRIEPLVDVVKFVTRILGIVGVPVRADGFGWESGESRGGGSVEELALPYVKCLSKFRDEVRSMAIDNADKKEYLGLTDRVRDHDLLELNVAVDDRAGQGALVKFVTADEKKAILEERAEGEKRKADKIAKEKAKKEKAVAEEAEKAAKASIPPQEMFKDPSLYSEWDQEGIPTKDKDGNEITKSMTKRLKKQWLNQEKLYKSK; this is encoded by the coding sequence atgaaattttttgGAAATATTCCAAGAAGTATAATGTCTAGTGGTAAGATTTCTCAGCCTAAATGGATGCAGCCTGAGCCAAATGGGAAGGGCAAACGTGTGTTGAAATTGTACAACAGTTTAACTAGAAACAAGGAAGTTTTTGTACCGATTTCTGGTGGTAAGTCTGTTAGTTGGTATTCATGTGGTCCTACTGTCTATGATGCTGCTCACATGGGTCATGCTAGAAACTATGTTTCAATTGACATCAATAGAAGGTTGTTGCAAGATTATTTTGGTTATGATGTTAAATTTGTACAAAATGTAACTGATATTGATGATAAGATTATTTTGAGAGGTAGACAGAACTAtctttttgaacaattgagGTTGACCAAGAGTAGGGATGAAATTCTGGAAGAAGTGAAATTGGCATCTTTGGAATACacaaagaagaatttaccTAGCTATCAGCATGAAGGTTTGGGtgaatttgagaaatggTATGCTGTCCAGGATGCagagaaagagaagctGAGTAACGCTAAGTTCCCCATGCATGTTAATGCTGTTAGAAGTGCGTTAGAAAGTAAGAATTATGAAGGTGATGAGTTTTATGAAAAAGTGAAAGATGTGATGATGCCATATCTGGACGGTATTTCTGGATCAAGTGTGAACGATAGAGAGGTGTTTAGAAAATTGTCAGCCTTTTGGGAAGAGAAATACGACGATGATATGCGTTTGTTGAACGTGTTAGCCCCCGATGTAACTACGAGAGTGTCTGAGTACGTTCCTGAAATTGTGGAATTTGTTAAGAGAATTGTGGATAACGGTTATGGCTATGCTACTGAAGATGGTTCTGTGTATTTCGACACTACTAAGTTTGACAGGGACGAAAAGCATGCCTATGCGAAGAACCAACCATGGAACAAAGGTGATTTGGAGTTGGTTagtgaaggtgaaggttCCCTGGTAGGAAGCACCAGCGGTAAAAGGTCATCTAGCGACTTCGCTCTTTGGAAAGCTTCAAAGGATGGTGAACCTCGTTGGGAATCTCCTTGGGGTGAAGGTAGGCCTGGATGGCACATTGAATGTTCCGTGATGGCCAGTGACATCTTGGGCTCTAACATTGACATACACAGTGGTGGTATTGATCTAGCATTCCCTCATCATGATAACGAAATGGCTCAAAGTGAAGCCTGTTTTGACAATTATCAATGGGTAAACTATTTCCTACACACTGGTCATTTACACATTGAGGGCCAAAAGATGTcgaaatctttgaagaattttatTACCGTGCAAGAATCGTTGAAGATGTATAGTTCTAGACAACTGAGGTTAGCATTTTGTTTGACCCAGTGGAACAACCAGATGGATTTCAAAGAGAGTTTGATGCAAGAAGTCAGAGGTATGGAATCTCTGtttggtaatttctttactAATGTTAGGGCATTACAGCACGATATTGGTGCAGGTGCATCCAAGAAGCTTGGCGCTCTTGAGCGTGAATTGCTGGCAGGATTGGATGATAGCAAGGATAGAGTGGATGAAGCATTCTGTGACAATTTGTCTACTCCAACGGCGATGAAATCCTTGGCTGAATTAGTATCCCAGAGTAATATTTACATTAGCAAAGCCGGTACTGAAGTTAGAATCGAACCTTTGGTGGATGTAGTTAAGTTTGTGACTAGGATTTTGGGTATAGTGGGTGTTCCTGTTCGTGCTGACGGTTTTGGTTGGGAGAGTGGAGAGTCTCGTGGCGGTGGTAGTGTTGAAGAGTTAGCATTGCCCTATGTGAAGTGTTTATCGAAGTTTAGAGATGAAGTGAGAAGCATGGCCATCGATAATGCGGATAAGAAGGAATATCTTGGTTTAACCGATCGTGTGAGGGACCATGACCTGCTGGAATTAAATGTTGCAGTTGACGATCGAGCCGGTCAAGGTGCTTTGGTCAAATTCGTTACTGCAGACGAGAAGAAAGCTATTTTAGAAGAGAGAgctgaaggtgaaaagagGAAAGCGGATAAGATAGCCAAGGAGAAAGctaaaaaggaaaaggcTGTTGCCGAGGAAGCAGAAAAAGCTGCAAAGGCTTCTATTCCACCCCAGGAGATGTTTAAAGACCCTTCGCTCTATAGCGAGTGGGACCAAGAAGGTATACCCACGAAGGATAAGGATGGTAACGAGATTACAAAGAGTATGACTAAACGTCTGAAGAAGCAGTGGTTAAATCAGGAGAAACTTTATAAATCTAAATAG
- a CDS encoding uncharacterized protein (no similarity) produces the protein MLDRMRYFTASSLIANLEDILILPPAHPPPSSSTYTYPALRRPAAAAAAAKAQAQAQAQAQAANAQAANPAAPAPPATNAERNAKTKPAPGGKVSKQRIHPKKKPSPPPRLRRPASAVQQIAFFETFHQQNFNTPRFSFTVYSC, from the coding sequence ATGTTAGATCGAATGCGCTATTTCACCGCTTCTTCGCTCATCGccaatttggaagatatcCTAATACTCCCCCCGGCGCACCCTCCCCCATCCTCCTCCACCTACACATACCCGGCCCTGCGGCGTCCTGCCGCCGCCGCCGCCGCCGCCAAAGCGCAAgcacaagcacaagcacaagcaCAAGCCGCCAACGCCCAAGCCGCCAACCCTGCCGCCCCAGCCCCACCTGCAACCAACGCTGAGAGAAATGCAAAAACAAAACCCGCCCCCGGCGGCAAAGTCTCCAAGCAGCGAATCCACCCCAAGAAAAAACCATCGCCCCCGCCCCGCCTCCGCCGCCCCGCCTCCGCCGTCCAGCAAATCGCTTtctttgaaacttttcacCAGCAGAACTTCAATACTCCGCGTTTCAGCTTTACCGTTTACAGCTGCTAG
- a CDS encoding uncharacterized protein (weakly similar to uniprot|P21691 Saccharomyces cerevisiae YKR101W SIR1 Protein involved in repression of transcription at the silent mating-type loci HML and HMR recruitment to silent chromatin requires interactions with Orc1p and with Sir4p through a common Sir1p domain binds to centromeric chromatin), which yields MKEYPVITVPKGQFIVIDGFLVKLGADEKESNELFLRDARNLLTFEGWNILRNSYYPNALIKLKEIRSNFYLTDNQSFLNLMKTKISVIFIKNQGRFYCRRVDSNKSTHEALSIKVGDKSQRIKFIVFDKPTNKLDYSTDELYFQQKQDLEEIKPILSKNAPPMVEVDNENAILNNVIFVSENKLNKLKRYPIRRAHLRKIERQESEKRLATLWELKERLLSICFESCFWQLERLKSKCHRKDLQSKFEDCKDQIRTNLLDINDAYFPLLIREWFATFPRLANINENYGIVDRFVINLPTKCIVDPETIEWSLEEREFLQSKNLMDWNTLKLSKGPIPIRNTVLFEHVNWETKRFLKDFHGHITVSDDSNVSSPDSNSIITRCILINLKGFGIRYLYESVDDKSAFYTPQLPPQSFKPPKDVGDRKHNKLMRNLSFFVSYGGLRTLYIKTFEQFRSMHSKNR from the coding sequence ATGAAGGAGTATCCTGTGATTACGGTACCAAAGGGACAATTTATCGTTATTGATGGGTTTCTAGTTAAATTAGGAGcagatgaaaaagaatCGAATGAACTGTTCCTGAGGGACGCTAGAAATTTACTTACATTTGAAGGGTGGAATATTCTTAGAAATTCATACTATCCAAATGCACTGATCAAATTAAAAGAGATAAGATCTAATTTCTATTTGACTGATAATCAATCgtttttaaatttaatgaaaactAAGATATCAGTAATTTTCATAAAGAACCAAGGTAGATTTTACTGTCGACGGGTCGATTCTAATAAATCAACACATGAAGCACTCAGTATAAAAGTTGGAGACAAGAGtcaaaggataaaattCATTGTTTTTGACAAACCAACCAATAAGCTGGACTATTCCACAGATGAGCTATACTTTCAACAAAAACAAGATTTAGAGGAGATTAAACCTattttatccaaaaatgCTCCTCCAATGGTCGAAGTGGATAACGAGAATGCCATCTTAAACAATGTGATTTTTGTATCAGagaacaaattgaacaaaCTTAAGCGTTACCCCATAAGAAGAGCTCATTTACGCAAGATTGAAAGACaagaaagtgaaaaaaGATTAGCAACCCTATGGGAACTAAAGGAGAGACTCTTGAGCATTTGCTTCGAAAGCTGCTTTTGGCAGTTGGAAAGGTTGAAGTCGAAATGCCATCGTAAAGATTTACAAagtaaatttgaagattgtAAGGATCAGATAAGAACTAATTTATTAGACATTAACGATGCATATTTTCCTTTACTCATACGAGAGTGGTTTGCAACGTTCCCTCGGTTGGCAAACATTAATGAAAATTACGGTATCGTGGACAGATTTGTGATTAATTTACCCACAAAATGCATAGTTGATCCTGAAACTATAGAATGGTCTTTAGAggaaagagaatttttacaaagtaAAAATCTTATGGATTGGAACACGCTTAAACTCTCAAAAGGACCAATTCCCATCCGTAATACCGTGCTATTTGAACACGTCAATTGGGAAACGAAGAgatttttaaaagatttcCATGGCCATATAACTGTATCCGATGATAGTAATGTCAGTTCCCCAGACTCTAACTCGATCATAACTCGATGCATACTTATCAATCtcaaaggatttggtaTCAGATACCTCTATGAAAGCGTCGATGATAAAAGTGCCTTTTATACACCTCAACTCCCACCTCAAAGTTTCAAACCCCCGAAAGACGTTGGTGATAGAAAACACAACAAGCTTATGAGAAACCTAAGCTTCTTCGTAAGCTACGGCGGTTTACGAACGTTATACATCAAAACCTTTGAACAGTTCAGGTCTATGCACTCCAAAAATCGCTAA
- the SLA2 gene encoding Sla2p (some similarities with uniprot|P33338 Saccharomyces cerevisiae YNL243W SLA2 Transmembrane actin-binding protein involved in membrane cytoskeleton assembly and cell polarization adaptor protein that links actin to clathrin and endocytosis present in the actin cortical patch of the emerging bud tip dimer in vivo) has product MPSIDLSKSIRKACSIEETAPKRKHVRACIVYTWDHHSAAEFFIQLKGFPMQDDIQEFKCLILLHKVIQEGHVSVLKEAIRNREWVRSIGRMHRGSGGYSSLIGEYVHYLTLKLDFHAHHKGFQSGTFEYKEYVSLMHVSNPDEGYETILDLMDLQDSLDKFQMLVMASIGRSRASECRISALVPLVGESYGIYKFITSMIRALYEQLGDTAALDAILARYDSQHNRLFEFYADCSSIKYLTSLITLPKLPAEPPKFDVESSPTPPLAPEPVSFSRKSSAMSNLAVPSTRSRSHSKDSLLPTSRYGTPPIQPAASPLARQRTASLASRDLNSTSVLTPQDTHIPNFMDMSSNSNSGMSYGNVVNEEPRPVISGDVRLAIYLSRQCISNYNQPVSVLSISQLCNEVASQFLNSTPHIPTIIQLTHQITTLLQHNPSPLLAQASQLYFQALLSPSQQDIINANTNLQQLLTN; this is encoded by the coding sequence ATGCCATCCATAGATTTGAGTAAAAGTATTAGAAAAGCATGTTCCATTGAAGAGACTGCACCTAAAAGAAAGCATGTTCGAGCATGTATTGTGTATACCTGGGACCATCATAGCGCCGCTGAGTTCTTTATACAGTTGAAAGGTTTCCCTATGCAGGATGATATCCAAGAGTTTAAGTGCTTAATCCTGTTGCACAAGGTTATTCAAGAGGGCCATGTTAGtgttttgaaagaagcGATAAGAAATAGGGAGTGGGTGAGAAGTATTGGCAGAATGCATAGGGGAAGCGGTGGATATAGCAGTCTTATTGGGGAATATGTTCACTATTTGACATTGAAATTAGATTTCCATGCCCACCACAAAGGGTTCCAAAGTGGTACGTTTGAATATAAGGAATATGTTTCTTTGATGCATGTTAGCAATCCTGACGAAGGTTATGAGACTATTTTAGATTTAATGGATTTACAAGACTCCTTGGATAAGTTCCAAATGTTAGTTATGGCAAGTATTGGACGCAGTCGGGCAAGTGAATGTCGTATCAGTGCTCTGGTTCCATTAGTTGGAGAATCCTATGGTATTTATAAATTTATTACATCAATGATAAGAGCTTTATATGAACAATTGGGCGATACTGCTGCCTTGGATGCAATTTTGGCAAGATATGATTCTCAACATAACagattatttgaattctatGCTGATTGTTCGTCgatcaaatatttgacTTCCTTAATTACTTTACCTAAATTACCAGCTGAACCTCCAAAATTTGATGTTGAGAGCAGTCCTACTCCTCCATTGGCTCCCGAACCGGTAAGTTTCAGTAGGAAGTCTTCAGCGATGTCAAATCTTGCTGTTCCAAGTACAAGATCAAGGAGCCATAGTAAAGATTCATTATTGCCTACTTCTAGATATGGAACTCCGCCTATCCAACCTGCTGCTTCTCCATTGGCGAGACAAAGAACAGCATCTTTAGCTTCGAGAGATTTAAACAGTACATCAGTACTTACACCTCAAGACACTCACATTCCAAATTTTATGGATATGagttcaaattcaaattcgGGAATGAGTTATGGTAACGTAGTAAATGAAGAACCAAGGCCAGTTATATCTGGAGATGTAAGATTGGCGATATATCTATCGAGACAGTGTATTTCTAACTATAACCAACCAGTTAGTGTGTTATCGATAAGTCAGTTATGCAATGAAGTGGCCAGTCAGTTTCTAAACAGCACACCACATATCCCCACTATAATACAATTAACGCATCAGATAACTACACTACTACAACACAATCCATCGCCACTGCTGGCCCAAGCTTCTCAACTCTACTTCCAAGCACTACTTTCCCCCTCCCAACAAGACATCATCAATGCAAATACAAATCTACAACAACTCTTAACAAACTAA
- a CDS encoding serine/threonine dehydratase family protein (similar to uniprot|P25379 Saccharomyces cerevisiae YCL064C CHA1 catabolism of hydroxy amino acids catabolic serine (threonine) dehydratase): MYINGPQSTKSLMKFWRSMKRHINFISCDNIAYLAAFLMNQAVFQAMPSIYNKTPLLKQIFNHATSAQVFVKYECLQPSGSFKSRGIGHLISKRAKDIQGDGRKSPHVFSSSGGNAGYAAAVAAQKLNLPCTVVIPTTTKQRMADKIRGCGANVVVQGSHWKEADSHLKNILQNQVNMAILEPIYVHPFDNPTIWEGHASIVDEIISSLKNENTALNRVKGIVCSVGGGGLYNGIIQGLEKYNLANKIPLLAVETKGCHVLNTSLQVGQCVEFNKMNSVATSLCTSQISSRTLDYVQKYGSKSIVLEDKEVLQTCLKYAENFNMITEPACGASLHLGYHPQLIERALGKNLDKDDVIIVIACGGSSNTILDLEESLAKLEEAPHLSIRRNATPSLEHENIIYPKRAQVAS, translated from the coding sequence ATGTATATAAATGGTCCTCAGTCAACGAAGagtttgatgaaattttggagATCTATGAAACGGCATATCAACTTCATCAGCTGCGATAATATTGCTTATTTAGCTGCGTTTTTAATGAACCAAGCCGTTTTCCAAGCGATGCCTTCGATCTATAACAAAACACCATTACTTAAACAAATATTCAACCACGCCACTTCCGCACAAGTATTTGTTAAATATGAATGCTTGCAGCCTAGTGGAAGTTTTAAAAGTAGAGGAATTGGTCATTTGATTTCCAAGAGAGCAAAAGATATCCAAGGTGACGGTAGAAAATCTCCGCACGTCTTTTCCAGTTCTGGAGGGAATGCAGGATATGCAGCAGCCGTAGCGGCccaaaaattaaatttaCCATGCACTGTAGTGATTCCCACAACAACGAAGCAAAGAATGGCAGATAAGATAAGAGGATGCGGCGCTAACGTGGTTGTTCAGGGTTCGCATTGGAAAGAAGCAGACTcccatttgaaaaatattttgcaaaatcAGGTAAATATGGCAATACTTGAACCTATTTATGTCCACCCCTTCGATAATCCTACTATTTGGGAAGGACATGCATCTATCGTTGATGAAATAATTAGCAGTctaaaaaatgaaaatacAGCCCTAAACAGAGTAAAGGGAATTGTTTGCAGCGTCGGCGGTGGTGGTCTGTATAATGGTATTATCCAGGGGTTAGAAAAATACAACCTAGCTAATAAAATCCCTCTTTTGGCCGTAGAGACAAAAGGATGCCATGTTTTGAACACTTCTTTGCAGGTAGGTCAATGCGTTGAATTTAATAAAATGAATAGTGTAGCTACTTCCTTATGCACTAGTCAAATATCTTCCCGGACTCTTGACTACGTGCAGAAATATGGCTCTAAATCGATTGTTTTGGAGGATAAGGAAGTCTTACAGACTTGCTTGAAATATGCTGAGAATTTCAATATGATTACTGAACCAGCTTGTGGTGCAAGTCTCCATCTGGGGTACCACCCTCAACTAATTGAAAGGGCATTGGGTAAAAATTTGGACAAAGACGATGTCATAATCGTCATTGCCTGTGGCGGTTCTTCTAACACAATACTTGATTTGGAAGAGTCTCTTGCCAAATTAGAAGAAGCACCGCATTTATCTATAAGACGAAATGCTACTCCCTCATTAGAACATGAAAATATCATTTATCCAAAACGTGCTCAGGTGGCCTCGTAA
- the CWC25 gene encoding U2-type spliceosomal complex subunit CWC25 (similar to uniprot|P53854 Saccharomyces cerevisiae YNL245C CWC25 Component of a complex containing Cef1p, involved in pre-mRNA splicing; has similarity to S. pombe Cwf25p), whose amino-acid sequence MGSSRDLNSLKSWNPKLSKNKASVKQLEQQLIDREKQLEKEAKRREVEDLASLKTDTLSWMYDTPKQEPQKPKQTTKPSTDKVKKPTQTTKTKRKFDYSKDDPMAKLKR is encoded by the coding sequence ATGGGTAGTTCCAGAGATTTGAATTCACTCAAGTCGTGGAATCCGAAGTTATCAAAGAATAAGGCCTCTGTGAAACAGCTAGAACAGCAACTCATCGATAGAGAGAAACAACTCGAAAAGGAAGccaaaagaagagaagtGGAAGACCTAGCATCCCTCAAGACAGATACGTTATCATGGATGTATGACACCCCCAAACAAGAACCACAAAAGCCTAaacaaacaacaaaacCATCAACAGACAAAGTGAAAAAACCAACACAAACCACAAAGACAAAACGCAAATTTGACTACAGCAAAGACGACCCTATGGCCAAACTTAAAAGATAA
- a CDS encoding uncharacterized protein (similar to uniprot|P01365 Saccharomyces cerevisiae YCR040W MATALPHA1 Transcriptional co-activator involved in regulation of mating-type-specific gene expression targets the transcription factor Mcm1p to the promoters of alpha-specific genes one of two genes encoded by the alpha mating type cassette), which produces MNTKSFRGFKSNQPLFKVKVEKKGRSKRPTLQDTTQTSKCIAGKCIEDQQVNVFMTVSKLIKIPSPPEVLLRKIEEEKHKLKKDDFNMDNILLWDPYVYWGEGYFFSIADSSLNNLSTKGSRKGCSEKPLNSFMAFRAYNSQFGNGLKQNILSSLLAAAWHSHPEQQKIWDTFAQQFNFVKPKCGFVEWVDQRYERESCI; this is translated from the coding sequence ATGAATACAAAAAGCTTCAGAGGATTCAAGAGTAATCAACCTCTATTTAAAGTTaaagttgaaaagaagggCAGGTCTAAAAGACCTACGCTACAAGATACTACCCAGACTTCTAAGTGTATAGCTGGGAAGTGTATAGAAGATCAACAGGTGAACGTGTTTATGACTGTTTCAAAACTAATCAAGATTCCTTCACCGCCAGAGGTTCTGCTGAggaaaattgaagaagagaaacaTAAATTAAAGAAGGATGATTTTAATATGGATAACATCCTTCTCTGGGATCCTTATGTGTATTGGGGAGAGGGCTATTTCTTTTCCATTGCTGATTCATCACTAAATAATCTAAGTACTAAAGGCTCTCGAAAAGGCTGCTCAGAGAAACCGCTGAATTCCTTTATGGCTTTCAGAGCTTACAATTCCCAATTTGGAAATGGCttaaaacaaaatattttATCTTCCTTACTAGCTGCTGCGTGGCATTCTCATCCCGAGCAACAAAAAATATGGGACACATTTGCGCAGCAGTTTAATTTTGTCAAGCCGAAGTGTGGGTTTGTGGAGTGGGTGGATCAAAGATATGAGCGGGAGAGTTGTATTTAG